From the Halomonas sp. MCCC 1A13316 genome, the window AGTACGTCCGCGTACCCTTTGCCGACCAGACGCACATCAAGGTGCCCGACAGCCTGACCGACGAGCAGGTGCTGTTCCTCGGCGACATCTTTCCCACCGGCTGGCAGGCCGCCGTGGCATGCGAGATCGAGCCCACCGACACCGTGGCGATCTGGGGGGCGGGGCCGGTCGGCCAGTTCTGCGTGCGTAGCGCCGTGCTGCTCGGCGCCGAACAGGTGGTGGTGATCGACAACGTGCCCGAGCGCTTGGCCATGGCCGAGGCCGGCGGGGCGGTCACCATCAACTTCGACGAGGAGAGCGTGCTCGTTCGTCTCCAGGAGCTGACCCACGGCAAGGGACCGGAAAAGTGCATCGATGCGGTGGGACTGGAGTCGCACGTGCCGCGTTCGGTCGACTCCGTCTACGACCGGGTCAAGCAGGCCATGATGCTGGAGAGCGACCGGGCTCACGTGCTGCGCGAAATGATCTACGTCTGTCGTCCGGCCGGCATCCTGTCGATCCCGGGCGTCTACGGCGGCCTGATCGACAAGGTGCCGATGGGGGCGCTGATGAACAAGGGGCTGACGGTGCGTACCGGGCAGACCCACGTCAAGCGATGGACCGACGACCTGCTGCGCCTGATCGATGAGGGCCAGATCGACCCTTCCTTCGTGATAACGCACAGCGCCGGACTGGAACAGGGCCCGGACATGTACAACACCTTCCGCAACAAGCAGGACGGCTGCGTGAAGGTGGTGCTCAAGCCGTGAACGAAACGAGCGGAACACGGGCAAGAGAGGACATGGAGGTGACTATGAATCTCGATAGAAGTCGTTCCCTGCAGGGCACCGACAGGCTGGCACGTGGAATCGGCTGGTTGGGCATTGGTATAGGGATTTTCCAACTACTTTCACCACGCAGTGTGACCCGTTCGCTGGGTGTCGAAGGGTCCGAGGGGCTGGTGCGTACCTGCGGGACGCGTGGATTGGTGACCGGTATCGGCGCGCTGACCGAGGATCCCAAGCCGGCACTCTGGGCAAAGGCGGCCGGCGACGTTCTCGACCTGGCAGCGTTGAGCTTCCTGCTCACCGACCGTGATCATCCCAAGCAAGGCAGTGTGAAACTGGCGATGGGGTTAGTAGGCGCTTCGGCCTTGGCCACCCTCTACTGTGCGCGGGCGCAGACCGAGCGGCATAGTTACCAGGGCGGACGCACGCCCGACTACAGCGGGCGCAGCGGCTTTCCCCGGGGCGTTGAGCGCGCCCGCGGTGCTGCGGCGGGCAGCGGTCTCTCCTTGCGGCCTGCCGCACTGCCTTCTCCGGCACGCTCGCCGGGGCCGAGAATACCGGCTTCGACGTCGCGTCCCACCAGCACCAACTACATTCGTGGCAGCGACTACGACTACTGAAAGTCACACGTGCTGCCCAAGCTGAAAAAGAGGGCCGAACCTTCGGGTTCGGCCTTCATGCATTTGCCATCTCGAGAGAGCGGCGGGCTCAGCCGCCGCCGATGCCTTCGACGACGTAGCCGGAACCTCCGCACTCGGGGCAGGTGCGGTTCTCGATTCGTCCGTCGCCCTTGCACTTGGGGCATACGTTCTGGCCGGTGCCGGGAGTGCCGGGGGGCGCCTCGTCGCCAGGCTGCTCGGGCCGGGTTGCATCGGGTTTGTCTGCCATGTTCTGCCTCCTTGCCAATTGCGTGGCCTCACTGGGAGAGAAGAGTGCCCTGACAAGTTAGGCAACTCCCGAGGTTGGCGGCAAGCGAGACGGTTTCGACGACCATGGTCATGC encodes:
- a CDS encoding zinc-dependent alcohol dehydrogenase gives rise to the protein MKALCWHGKNDIRYETVPDPQIEHSRDAIVNVSSCAICGSDLHLYHHFIPGMESGDVVGHEFMGEVMEVGNDTRDLKVGDRVVVPFTITCGECDQCRRGNYSVCERSNRNKALADKVFGHGGAGLFGYSHLTGGYAGGQAEYVRVPFADQTHIKVPDSLTDEQVLFLGDIFPTGWQAAVACEIEPTDTVAIWGAGPVGQFCVRSAVLLGAEQVVVIDNVPERLAMAEAGGAVTINFDEESVLVRLQELTHGKGPEKCIDAVGLESHVPRSVDSVYDRVKQAMMLESDRAHVLREMIYVCRPAGILSIPGVYGGLIDKVPMGALMNKGLTVRTGQTHVKRWTDDLLRLIDEGQIDPSFVITHSAGLEQGPDMYNTFRNKQDGCVKVVLKP